The genomic DNA AATGTTAGGGGCTgattgggtgataaaatgcatattaagcattCTTCAGGGGTGAGAGTATATGTAAGAATGAcatttaagtcactccaggtAAGATTATAGGACTGGGTTAAATATTggaggatctgatgaaaaggagcctaacgGGTGGCCAATTTGGGAAAGGTTGGATAAAGGGAAAGGAACGTGCACCCTAACTATGCCTTTGGCTCTAGCCACCTTGTGGAGGAAGAGTTGTTAGGCAGGGGCAGAGGAGGTATCCAAGGGAATAAACGATAAGCTGGGCTGCatatgaggtggggaggtgacaggaggggcataaagaggtgggttgtgggcagaggaagaggaagacagcTCTGGGGGTGGAGTTAGGTCTTGGATTAGGGCCCGGTTTggacaggcagggaggagaaaggtCAGAAGAGTTGATGGACAAAGAGGATTCTGGGTTACCAGCAGAGGAAGGAGGGTAGGacggaagggaagagaaggagtagAGATTAGGAAGGGATtggtatgtaaaaaaaaaaatgccttggatgtagggaatttcagaccatttaCCCACGTTGTGACAAAAGTTgtctaaattttgtaaaatagagGGATCAAAGGTGCCATATTTTGGCCAGTTGGAGGTGTTATCTAACTTGTTTCGTGGCCATGCAGTGTTACAGAAGATGAGACATTTGGGTTTTAGGTTAGGAGGCAGTTGAAGTGGCTCGAGTATTATACCTCCTTGTTGGTGAGCATCCAAAGAGAGTGTCTTCTACATTGACCTGCCACCAATACTGGCCATGAGCCTGGTCGAGTGACTAAGGTGAACATCTCCACGATAGTCATAACCCCTGGGGAAAACTGGGTCCCTGGATCCGTGGAATTTTTCCAGTCCTGAACCACACGGAAGAACCTGGTTTACCTGATTTTCCTTGCCTTTGAGgtggaaaaagaatgaaacagaaaggaggaggaagtggaaaggaaaagaccaAAGGATGGGAAAGCAAAACAGAGACAGCTTACCAAAATAGCCAGTGGTGTCTGTCTGTGGGCTGGTCTAATGACCCCAGGTCGGTAGGTAGAGCTCTTCATGGAGGGAGCACAAGAACAGGAATAAGGGTTTGGTTTCCCAAAGGAGTTCTCCCCTCCCGGATTTTGGCACCAAATGTTAAAAACACACACgttgaatgaagagaccacccaaacaggctttgtgtgaacaacatggctgtttattcacctgggtgcaggtggtcTAAGGCAGACAAGGGCATTAGCgaagggtggtgggataggagctggttttataggttggggcaaatCTTTTGAGCGGGGGCAGGGGTGTTACAGAGTAcaatcagttacagtggtgggggtagggacaaggagtatacattaccataagttcagttacagtggtggttGGCATAAGGAGTAAGTGTAGTTAAGATggtagggtggggtggagggatattcacagagcaagaacagttaagatggcagtgtggggtgaggagtattcacattatcataagaacagttaagatgacAGCGTGGATTGAGAGGCTTAACGTCTGGGGGAAGCTCCACTGGGCGATCAGGGATAATGGCCAATGCAGGTAACGGGGGGGATGTGTGatcagccaaggcaggcaggacttcagactttctgggtccgGGCTTGTACATGGAGGCCTGACACTATTATCTCCATTGTACAAATTGGGGTACTGAGATTTCAGAAAGTTAGTGAGTTCTCCAAAGCTCACATAATTAGCAAATGGCATTGCTGAGATTTGAATCCAGACTATCTGGCTTTAGTATCCATGCTCTTAGCCATTATACTAAGCTGCCTCCCATATGTAATAAAGTATGTGAAAGCACTTAGCACAAAATCCGCCAAATTATAGGTATCCAATGAAAGATGACTCTCTTCATCACTCTTAAAAATTTCACTGCAACTTCACACAGCAGTTATTATctaaattttacagatgagaaaaactggAGATAAGAGAAGTTTAATAACTTGCTCAAGAATGCACTGCTACTAAATAGAAGATCTAGGATTTGAACACAGGAACAATTGGCTCCTGAATCAGTGTCATTTCCCTGCACTGTGCAATATGGAAACCACTGAAGTGCATGAGGGCCTAGACCACTGATGGAAAGTACTTGTTTAAGGAtgttcttcccttcccagccacAAGCAGAACAAAATGTAGTGAAAAAAGGGAATTTTACTTAGCATTCAAGAAGGGCCTGTGTCCTTTACAATCATTAAACAGGCTAAATGGCTGGTGGCAGCTGAACCTCAGAGTCTTCTCAATCTTCAGGAAAGGCACCATAACTCCTAGCTGTCTGCTTGCCCTATGTGGGAAGCCCTATACAAGGACAACCTCTTACTTATTGAACCCCCTGACTTTTGCACATTTGGAATTCTGAGTACGTCATCATGATTATCATCATCTTTGGCTTCTCAGGAAGCTAATCATCATTACTAACATCTTCCTCATAACTACCACTAATTGAATGCTTTTCAGGTACTCTTCTAGGCGTTTAACATGTATTAGCTCACTCAATCTTCATGACAATGCTACAAGAAAAGGACTTTCTTGAGTTAATAGCCTTCCCCATGTTCAGCTTGGGAGATGTTGATCATTGTAAAGATGCTGTTAGTTGCTTTGGGAAGGCTGAGGGCATAATGATAACAGGCAACTGGACTTTAAGAGCAAGACTGTTAAAATCACCTGACCTCTCCCTGTGGAGTGAGCTCCTACCTTTAGTGTAAAAGTCAGCAACCTCTGGCATAAAACATGCATACAATTAATCCCTGCTGTGTGAAGCATATAGAGAATGCTACAGCCTAGGTGATTCTCAGGTTGGAAGACCTAGGGTCTAGTCACGGCTTTGCTCATAACTTGCTACATAATCTTTGCTGGGCAAGTCGGTTCCTTTATCTGGGcttcatctgtaaatgaggatgttaataatacattttctacCAACAGAACAAGGTTATTAATGTGAGCATGAAATGGAAATGTTGAAGAAAGTGCTTTAAATGTAAAGCAAATATAAAGGATACCTTGCCTTACTTCTGTTAATCTTACTcaccctcctcttctttcttctgtttcttccaaCCCCCTTGTCTTCTTTTTCACTATATTTtttgttccttctctttctttattctccCTTAACCAGGTATTGGGTTCACCTGCAGCACTGCACTTAGGCAAAATATTTACAGACTATCAAGTTAGGCAGACTTGAGTCTGACTTGGCTTTGTCCCTTCGTACTTGTTTCTTAAGCAACCACTTCACCCTTTTTGAGccagttttatcatctgtaaaaaggaACACATATTAGGTTGGTATCAAAGTAATTGTTGTGtctgccattgaaagtaatggcaaaaaccacaacaacttttgcaccaatctaataacACCTTCCTTAGAACACTGTTGTCAGAAAATGTGGTAGATGGTGTGTAAATATGGCTGGCAACAATTCCTCCCATCTCTGACATCCAtgcagctcctcccatcaagaGATGGAGTATATTTTCCTCACTCCTTAAATCTGAGTTGGCCCTGTAACTCACTTGGACCAATAAAGTGCAGAGGCAGTATTGCTAAATGACTTCTGGTTTTATGCCACAAAAGATCTTGCTGTTTATATGTGTTATATGGGTCCATTTTTGCAGATGATAAAAATGAGGCTCAAAAAGGGTAAAGTAATTGCCCAACAAACAGGTAGGAAGGGGCAAAGCCAGGTCAGACTCAAGTCTGCCTACCTCAAaagtctttgtgtttcttttgccTAAGTGCAGTGCAGCAGGTAAACCCAAGACTTCCttaagagagaataaagaaaagaagagaaggatcaaacatatagtgaaaaaaataataatacaagggagttaggagagacagagaaggaagagaagggtaAGTCGGTCTGCTTTGGTTTTCGCCCTCTTGGATGCCAGCTGCCAGGTATTGAAGAATAATGCCAAATGGAGAGAGGCCCTGGAGGATGAAAGACTACAAAGGTTGGGGTGGGGATTGGAACATTCAGCCCACTCTTGTTGCAGCCACCCCAGGTGAGGTGCCAGATGAGAGTGCAGCCATCTTGGAATGTATAGCCTTAGCCAGCTGTCTGAGGCAAGACCATATAGAACAGAAATTAGCCATCCCCAGCAAGTTCTGCTGAAACTACAGTCATGAGCAAATAACtggtggttgttttaagccattaagttttgtGTGGTTTGTTTCACAGCAATAGATAAATGAACCAGCAAGACTAAATGAGATAGTAGAGCCCTGCCAAGTGGCTGGCAGGTGTAGGGGCTCAACACATGATTATACTCTTCCACTTCAAAAGTATCCCTAGGATCTGGCTTGCCTGGCTGGTGGTGCTCAGAGTTCAAAACCTGTTATCTTCACTACAGCATAATTGACAGACCTGACCTCCATTGTGCTAAGGATGCAGAGCTATGGCCATGCCTCCTGTACTTTAAGGCCTTTACAGGTTAAGATATACTCCAAGTTGCACAGATGAGTGTTCTCCCTTTGCCCAGAGAGCCTGAGCCACTTCAAAAGCAGACCTATAGCTATACAAAACTTGGGATGGTGGAGTAATGTCAGGGAAGAGGAGTAGTTTAATTTTTGACTGGTGGTCCAATCTACCTAAACACAGAGGTACAGTGGATAAAAGGATGTTAATACTTatgaatgcttactatgtgcctcACATTGCTCACAATCCCATGAAATAGGTGctaatattttccccattttccagataagaacactgaggcacagggaggttttATTTAGCTGTTGAATTCCCTGACAAGCATAGAGACAAATTAGCGTACAGGCTATTACTTAGGGAATCCTTAGGATACACACTTGTCTAAGGGAAGGAGAGGTAAAGAAACAGGATTAGACAGAGGGAGGTGCTGATCTGTGATGCAGTCTTAATGGCAAACTCAGCAGCTGGGATATCCCTTCAAAGTTGTTCCCTATTGTATCCCTATAGGAAACAAGGCCTTTATATCCCTCCATCAGTCATTGGATACCTAGTTCTTGATTTCAGGTCCAAAGTTATTTCAACCACTCTCATCTTCAagccattccaaaagggagaaaggTTTTCTTCAAAATGATTATGgagaagaagtagaaaaaaatgagctCTGGAGTTGGACAAAGCTGGCTTCAAATCCTGAAATTTTCTCTCACTAGCTGTTTAACTCtgaaaaagttatttaactttttggaggttcagtatcttttttgtttgtttgttttagaaaatggTGATAAGAATACTTAGCCTGTAAGGTGTTTTGGAAATCAAATATAATCATTTATATAAAGCAACTTGCATAGGGACCTGGCATGgagtaggtgctaaataaatggaaattattgTGATAATTAGGTAAATTATTGCCCTTGGTGCCTggctttctcatttgtaaagtagAATGAATAAGAGCAAAGAAGAGCTACCCAGAAAGGTAAATGACATTACATCTTTTGTATTATCCAATACACAGTAGTCAGAATTTACACCAATGAATGCATGTTAAAAGGATTTGTACAGATATAACACCCTCACTTTCAAAGAGCagagaaacattttatattatgaacACATACATATTGTGGCAATGTAAGACTActtaaagaaggaaggaaaagtatCCCCCCTCCCCAGCCAGGGACTGAGACCTGGGGCTAAAATTTTTTGTCAGTCAGTCCTCATCCCCGTCCCTTATCTTTGAGTGACATTACCAGGAAACCTGGCTTTGGTGGAAAGGAGAGCTGAAAAAACATTGGGGAGCCTgatgtcttttcttttgggtGGAAAGGTCAGCTGTACAATCCACAGGACAGGAGTGGCTAGCAGTTGTCCTGAGTGGAGGCTACAGAAGAGGTCAGATCCAAGAGAGCAagggaagaatggaaggaaaatcCCACCTACCTTCATGTGTGGAGTGATGGGCATTTACTTGAATCTAAATCTACTTCTGTCCTCCCCTGCAATATACTATTGAGCATGTGCCAGAATAATGATTTTAAACAAAAGCCAACACAGATATCAGCCTAGGGGCCTTCTCAGCCTGAGGCAGCCCCTATAGCCAAGCCCTCAGCACTAATGACTTAGAGAGTAGGTTAGGCAGGACATATAGATTTGGTCTGGCTCCCTGATTTTGCTGTGGAAATCTACTAGAATTTGCAAAGACTCGATATTGGGGAAAGGCTCATTGATCTTAAGATCCCCAGACACACAGCCTGGTACCTAAAAATTTTAGTGTATCTGTGAGATTGAAGTGAAGCAAGCTAAGGAATAACAGCCAGGCCTCCCAAATGATTATGAAAAGGAGGGCTTGTCCAAGCTACCTCTGGGCCTTAAAGATGAGATGAGGGTGAGAGTAGGGGGATACATGCACCTAGCCTGTTGGAGAATCCAACATGAAGACTATTGTCCCTTCAGAACCTAAGGCAAAAGTACAAGGAGAGGAAACACTGGGTCCTTTACCTGAAACAAGATATGGTCCTCCCCTGCCCCTCAGACCCTACAGCTCCTTAGGCTCCAAGCCTCAGCCACAAGAGACACAGAATCATATCTGAGCCTTTTGCCCTTCCATAGCTCCAAACAAGGGCGGGGGTTGAAATGTGAGTGGGAGAGATGGGATCATCAGACACACTGTCATTAGCACCTGAACCACATCTCTTCCTAAACCAGAAATCCcaagagcagaaagaaataggAGCAAAGTGAGAGAGGGGTTGTGCTTCCATCACATTAAATAGGAGACTTCATAGGGTTTGGCAAGGGTTGTTTCACATCAGGACATCAATCACTCTGGTCAAGCTGAGGGGTTACAATTAGCAAAGCTTCATGTGCTCTCCCTTTCTTTATTCATCCTGCTTCCGTTTTGGCTTTTTGGGGTTCCGGGACCGACTCTTGGCTTTGCATAGAGGGCATATAGGTGCATTCCGGTGAATTTGCTGGTGACAGGACAAGCAGGCCTAGTGGGGGgcacaggaaaaagaaagttaGTGGTCAAATTCTTCCAGGTCACAGTGTAGACTTCTGATTCCCCAGGGGCCCAGAAAGCAAAGTGATTTCCCATCAGAAGGGAGCAATAATCAATGAGTAAGACTCAAGTACTCCTGGATGACATAGAAGATGGGAACAAAGGATGTAACCAAGTTCAGGGAAGGGTGTTGAGAAAAAGTATACAAAACTAGAAAGTAAGGCAAAATGAGAACTACACATCTATTCATCATTATACTGAAGCATTGTCTAAAATGCCCAGTTAAGGACTATTTAATTTTCTAGAATAGgggtcaacaaacatttattgtaaAGGCCAAGATAGCAAATACTTTAGACTTTTTACATCATATGGTCTTTGCTGCAATTACTCCACTCTGTTTTACATGAAAGAAGCGATAGACGATAGCTTGCATCCATGTTATTTGCAATAGCTTGCAAACACAGACATGCATGTGGGCCAAGAAAACTTTAACAAAAGCAGGGAACTGATAAGATTTGACTTGTAGGCTATAGTTTGATGATCCCTGCTCCAGAAGAATGTCTCTTTGTTTGACTATTTACTAACTGATTAGGACCCAGACACTGTGATATTACACTGATAAGGTACAAATGACTTTTGCCCAGTTGAGATGCAAATTACTTCTGTTTGGAAGAAAAAGTAACTATAAAGGCTAAGATTTTATTGCCCTGTAGGATGTAAACCAGTTTTGTATGTAACTTTGCAAATTTGTTTtggctttcctctcctttcttgacTGTATAGATATCTGTTCCTCAAATGCTCCTGGAACCAGCTTTATAATCCTGCTGGCTCCCTCATGTATGATACATGCTCATTACATATTTGTGTAAGAGTCATTTCTAACTTTTAGAATTGTACTTTAGCAGGGCCTAAAAATCTCCCTACATTCTAACACCTCTGGGAATATGGGGCAACAAACCCTGTGGGTCCAACACAGGACACTCATGTCACCCCTTCCTCTGTGTCACAAGCAAAGGCTATTAAAAGAAGGCCCAACATAAATAAGGCCAAAGACCCAGACCTAGCCTTCCATGGCCCTTCCATGGGAGGATACTTTACTTCCTTCACAGCCCTTACCCAGCTCACTCACCTTCATAGGTGGGGGCTGCTGCCGGAAGGTGGCTGTCTGCCGAGTGTCCTGCTTCCTAGCCACTTGGAGCTGctgggcagcagcagctgcagcggCCAGGGACTCAGGGATGGGGGGCTCCTGAGGTTCCGTCTgccattctgctttctgcttcTCAAAGTAACTTTGGAGATGAGAGACATTGGCTGGATCATTCTGAAAGCAAGGAGAACCTTTCCCCTCTTAAAGACTCCATGCCATATAACCAAGGGTTGAGCTGTGGCTCAGAAGGTCCCCACACCTTCCCAAGCACAAGACTATTTCCCTTGGTACTAGGCCCAATGTCTGATGAGAAAGATAATTCTCTTGGTCCTTAGCTCTGATAGACCAAGAAGCCCAAGAAATCTTAGGACTGGCAAAGTCCTTAAAGGGCATTTAGCCCTATCCACCATCCCATGCTGTTTTGAGCATTCCTATTAAGTGTCCTAAGGTCTCTGCTGACATGCCTCTAGAAATAGGGAGCTCACCAATTCCACAGACACCTTGCTCTACCTTTAGGGAATGGTTTCCTCTATTAAGCCAAATTCTTTCTCTCTGTAAGGCAAGCCTAGTTCTTAAATTTTGGTCTGGAGATGAAGTCCCAGGTTAGCCCGTGAAGACTGTGAAAGCTcagtcttttgtgtttttaaaggttTCTAGATTATCCCCTTCTAGACCCTAACTTGGGAAATGATATCTTAAGAGTTATAGACATAGTCTTGTCAATATCACACAACGAATTTTAAAAGCCATCTAGTAGTTGTTCTAATTCGTATAGCAATTCATCCAGTTTAATAATCCTCCTCTGTTTTAACAAGCTGGCACCgagacttgcctgaggtcacacaatGAGTCAGCCACTGAAAAGCCTGGGACTAAAACTAGGTACTCTGACTTTCAGGCTAGACTTCGTGTATGTatacatgcctgtgtgtgtgtaggtacgtaggtatgtatgtgtgtcaAAGGGAGGGTATATTGTAGGGACTGGGGGCAGGTAGCTTACTCCAAGGAAAGCTTTTCCTCTTCTTCACACAAGTCAGGGAGCCTCTGCAGGCCCAGAGTCATGCGCAGGGCATCCACATGTTCCTTCAGTGGCTTATACTCATCATGCAGCCTCCGTGTAGACTCTAGCAGCTTGTTTAGGTCATTCTCAGACTGTTTGATAGTGTTTTCCATCTGAAACATAGAGTGGGATAGGCACAGAGAAAAGATCCTAAGGTTCTCAGAGAGGCTTTATAGCTGAGTGAATAATAGCACAAGCTCCAGAGCTTGTTCAGTCTGTGTTCAAGTCTTTGATCTTCCATGTCCTCTCTATGTAACTCTgctcaagcctcagtttcttcatctgtataatggTGATAATCTATTGCTTACCTCATGCAATCTTGGTGAAGATTTAAggatataattcatataaagcACTCAGTAAAAGGGCTAAATTTAGTATTTACTACTAAATAAATAGTAGTTATTGTTCAAATATAGTATCTTAGAGCTGAAATGTCCTTCAGAGCTCATTTAGTCCATCTTGGtaccattttacaggtaagaaaactgaggttcagagataAGGGACTCTCCTGGGGATATACTTCTTAGTGGCAAAGCCTGCATAAAGACTTAGGGCTTCTGCCTCCTAGGCCAACACTCTTTCTCCTggatcagtgtttctcaaaatgtggtcaagggatcagcagcatcagcatcacctgggaactcaGATATGCATATTCTTATGCTCCACCTCAGACCTACAGAACCAGAAAATGAAGGGTGGAGTCCAACAATATGTGTCTTAGGCTCTCAAAGTGACTCTGCTGCATGCTCAAGTTTGAGATCCATTGGCCTATATTTTCAGCCCTTCTGGCAAATAATTCCTCATTTAACTGGCCCTGTATTATTGGTTAGCTGGCAGCAAAACTGTCAACACTTTATGAGATCTAGAATTCTGTGATCTCTAACACAGAAAATCCCAATTGCCTATTGTCCAAATCTCATTCATATTTCCTTTAAGATTCTACATCTGACAATATCAGAAAATGAGTATTGCCACAGAAATGAGTTTCCCAGAAATATAAACTTATTTCTTTCAATggtaaatttaacaaatatactCCTCATTGTTATAGGAGATAAGGGTTTGAAAAGACCTTACTGGTCAGCACTGCCAACCTCTTTCCTGGTGAAGGAATCATCAATACAGCAGCTCATACAAGTAACCATTAAGATGCTGCTTGAATAACTCCAAAAGACGGGAGCTTACCACCTTAGCAGGCAGTTCATATTCCATGTTCCAAGGGTTTCCAAAGGAGATACCAGTGGGGAAGCCCCACTTTGATAGGTAGGCAGAAATGATTTGTTTGGTTGATTGAAAGCTTGGAGCGCTTTAAGCTACATTCCAGAGCAGCTGCCTGCTCTTCTTTTCCCTAAGACTAGCTGTCAACTTGCAAAATCCCAGAATGAGAGCACATCAAATTAGTACCCTTGCAGGGTACTGAGTCCCTGTTATCGTGCAGAGGCCCAGAAAGAAGGGACTTGTCCAGTGATATACAGTTAGTGACAGAGTCAGGGCTGGATCTCAGAACTTCTGGATTTTTCCACTCTACAGCCGGCACCGATTCCTGCTCCCCAAGGTTGGCCAAGGCCACATCTCAAGGAGAGGTCCTATTATTCATCACTACCTTTTTCTCAAGGGCTTTAGAGATAGGTTACAGGCAGCCTCATACCACATTGATGTCAGCATGGATCAGTCTGAGTTCCTCCACATGGGCCATCTTCTCCTGTAGCAGAAGGTCCATCTCCTGCTTATATTCCTTCAGGTGCCTTTCCTCTGACTCAAGTGCCTCAAATTCAGCCTTCAAACGAGCCTTGATCTTCTCCATCTGCAGGGTCTTGTTCCTGCAATttgcaaaaagcagaaaacaggccagcaaaagaagggagaaaatagaaATGGAGCCAGAACTTTCTTTCTAAGCCATCTTTCTAAGCTTTCCCCTCTCCAGGCATCTGaagccatctcaaaaaaggagaccaggtgcaatggctcatgcctgtaatcttggcaatttatgagacagaggcag from Saimiri boliviensis isolate mSaiBol1 chromosome X, mSaiBol1.pri, whole genome shotgun sequence includes the following:
- the ZC4H2 gene encoding zinc finger C4H2 domain-containing protein isoform X3; this encodes MADEQEIMCKLESIKEIRNKTLQMEKIKARLKAEFEALESEERHLKEYKQEMDLLLQEKMAHVEELRLIHADINVMENTIKQSENDLNKLLESTRRLHDEYKPLKEHVDALRMTLGLQRLPDLCEEEEKLSLEPACPVTSKFTGMHLYALYAKPRVGPGTPKSQNGSRMNKEREST
- the ZC4H2 gene encoding zinc finger C4H2 domain-containing protein isoform X2 gives rise to the protein MEKIKARLKAEFEALESEERHLKEYKQEMDLLLQEKMAHVEELRLIHADINVMENTIKQSENDLNKLLESTRRLHDEYKPLKEHVDALRMTLGLQRLPDLCEEEEKLSLDYFEKQKAEWQTEPQEPPIPESLAAAAAAAQQLQVARKQDTRQTATFRQQPPPMKACLSCHQQIHRNAPICPLCKAKSRSRNPKKPKRKQDE
- the ZC4H2 gene encoding zinc finger C4H2 domain-containing protein isoform X1, producing the protein MADEQEIMCKLESIKEIRNKTLQMEKIKARLKAEFEALESEERHLKEYKQEMDLLLQEKMAHVEELRLIHADINVMENTIKQSENDLNKLLESTRRLHDEYKPLKEHVDALRMTLGLQRLPDLCEEEEKLSLDYFEKQKAEWQTEPQEPPIPESLAAAAAAAQQLQVARKQDTRQTATFRQQPPPMKACLSCHQQIHRNAPICPLCKAKSRSRNPKKPKRKQDE